Genomic DNA from Methanosarcina sp. MTP4:
GTCAGCTGTGTCAATAATTTTGTTTTTACTGATGCTTATCTGTTTTTTCGCAGGGATAAAAGCCGCACAGATCCTTTCTGCTCTCTTTATGATATCCTTGATATTTTCATACAAAATATCCGGAACAGGTGCCCGTTCTACGAAAGTGCTTATACCCGGAGAGAAATAGGACCGAAAAATCCCAGAAACCCCAAAAACATCCTGATACACTAAAAAAATATACAATTAGCTGTAAGATAATTACGGATGAGCTATAAAGCACCCCTTCCTCGCCACAAAGACCCTCTTTTTTACACAGGCCTGATCTCAGCCGTTACTTTCATGCTCATGGTTCTCAGCCCAATTATGGTCAGCAGGCTCGATAAGGGTTTGGAAGCCACAGCAATCCTTTCCACCCTTTTCATGATCTCCCTTTCCCTTACCATTTTCCTCCGCCGGCACAGGTGCCCGGCCTGCGGGAGGCTTTTTACGAAAAAGTACCTGGGAATAGAAAGCCGTGAGTTTCTAACCTCGTCCTTCGGCAGTCCAGAAGAAAACATTGGATACGTTCACTCCGAAGGCGACCGGAAAAACACAACTGGAAGCGTGGAATACAACGCATCCGAAAGGGTTGAAATCCGGAAGCATGCTTTCCAGTGCAAGGAATGCCAGTACAGGTGGACTGTTGAGGAGGAGAAGGAATTTTGAAGGAAGAGTAAACAGGAGAAATCATCACAATAAGGGACCAAAAAAGATACTGAATCCACACCTAAGTAAGTCGAAAAAAAGAATAGTTATGATGTGTGAGGAATCCAAAATCCCCCTTAATATCCGCCCCGAAACTCCCTCCGACTACCCCGGCATAAGCGAAGTTAACGACCTCGCTTTCTGGCAGCCTGCTGAAGGAAAGCTTGTAGAAAAGCTCAGGCAAAACCCGAAGTTCGTCCCCGAACTTTCCCTTGTAGCCGAAATTGACGGTAAAATCGTGGGTCACATACTCTTTTTACCGGTTGTCGTCAAATCCGGGGCAGGAAACGAAGAATACGAGGAATACAAGGAATACGAAACTATTTCCCTTGCCCCGGTATCTGTCAGACCAGAGTTCCAGAAGCAGGGCATCGGAAGCAGGCTCATAAAAGAAGGGCTGGAAACCTGCAAAAAGCTTGGGTACGGTTCAGTAATTGTCCTCGGGCATCCGGAGTATTATTCGAGTTTCGGGTTTGAGCCGGCTAGCAAATGGGGAATCAAAGATCCTTTCGGGGCACCTGAGGAAGCTTTCATGGCGTTGGAATTGAAGGAAGGGGCGCTTGAAGGGATAAGCGGGGTTGTGGAGTATCCTGAAGAGTTCAGTGACGTATGACCTGCGAGTTTAAAATCTGAAAAAAGGAAAAAAATCTGAAAGAAAAAAAATCTGAAAAGAAGAAAAAAGTTAGAGTTTTTTCCCGATTTCTTTTGCATTTTCGAGCACATCAGGCTGATGGAGGATATCATCGAGGTCTATTGTTCCGGAAGCCCAGATGCTTTCCTGAACATCGAAACCCAGGTAACTGAAGAGCCCTTCCATGTACTTGAAGTACTGGTTGAAGTTGTTCGGGTTAGGGTTCCCGTAGGTGTAGGCGAGGACGAGTTTTGTATTTAGTTTTATAAGCGGGGCAAATTCGGGCTTTGCACAGGGCTGCCAGCAGGTCAGAGCTATCAAGCGGTCGACAAATGCTTTTGTCTGGGTTGTGATTTCCCACATATAGATAGGAGAACCTATAACCAGGGCATCGGAGGAACAGACTTCCTCGTAGAGTTCCTGCATATCGTCGTCAATAACGCATTTTCCATCAGCCCTGCAGGACATGCAGCCACTGCAGGCTTTCAGGTCCATTTTAGCAAGGTGGTAGACTTTTGTCTCTGCCCCGTTTTCGGCGGCACCTTCAAGAACAGCATTCACGAGGGTGGCGGTGTTTCCATTACCACGCGGACTTCCCATCAATCCGAGTACTTTCATCTGACTATCCTTCCCTGGAATATAGCAGTCTATCCTGGAAATTCAACTTTTTATTTTGAAGAATTATGAGCAGGAAGCTAGTTAAGTGTTCTTCTCAGGAAAAGTAGCCGGAAAAATTGCCAGAACCCTCGAAACTAAAAAAGAATGGAAAGGGGTGAAAAAAAGCAAGAAAAAAATTTGAAAAAAAAATAGTGGGAGACGGAATTCCCACGGCTACCATAAAGATAGAATTATATTTCTTAAATATTACGGCTAAATGGGTTGCTTTACGGGTTTACAGGTTCTTGCCCATTTCCTTTGCTCTGGCAAGGACGGCTTCCTGTGCGAGGATATCATCTTTTTCGCGGGTCCCGGCTGCAACGATGCTGCCCTGGACGTCGAACTGCATGAAGGAGAAAAGGCCTTCCATGTAATCGAAGTACGGTTTGAAGGTGGTCGCATCAGGGTTTCCCTGGGTGTAGGCAAGGACGAACTTCTTTGGCATGTTAAGGCGAGTTGAGAAGTCCGGTTTGATGAAGGCGACGAGGCGGTCCACGAAAAGTTTGGTCTGGGCGGTGATTTCCCACATGTAGAGAGGGGACCCGAGCACAATTGCATCAGCCGCCTGGACTTCATCATAGAGTTCCTGCATATCGTCGTCAATTACGCACTTTCCCTCGATTTTGCAGGTCATGCAGCCCTTGCAAGGGTTGATGTCAAGTTTGGAGAGGTTATAGGTTTTTGTCTCGGCACCGTTTTCCACAGCACCTTCCAGAATTGCATTTACAAGCTTTTCCGTATTAGCCCCTTCGCGAGGGCTTCCGACTAATCCTAAGACTTTCATCCGTATTATTCTCCTGATATATGAACCGATTTATAAACCGGATTGAAAACTGCATTAAAGAAATGAAGCAGACAGTAATAAAATATTCCCCAGAAAACAGGGAAATTTCTCTGGAAAGAAAAAGGGACGACAAAAAAAGCTAATAAGAAAGAAAATAGAAAAGGAAAAGGAAAAAGAGGAAGGAAAAATCGTTTTTGGAAAACAAATTACTTTACACTCAGGCGTTCTGGGCACCGAGGTTGGCTGCCGCAAAAGCCACTGTCAGGGAAGGAACCAGTTTTCTCCCACCCTCTCTTGCCCTTTTCAGCACTTCTGGCCTGTTTGAAATTTTGGATCTGTCAGTGCCTGCCGCAACGACCGTATCCAGGACATCAAATCCGAGGAAATAGAGAAGCCCTGCTGTATATTCAAAGTAAGAACAGAAAGCATCCCTGTTGGAGTTGCCCTGGGTAAAGGCAAGAATAAGCTTTTTCCCTTCAATCCGGCTTGAAAAGTCCGGCCTTAGAAAGGCCATCAGGCGGTCAACAAAGATTTTGGTCTGGCCGCTCATCTGCCACATATAGACAGGAGAACCCAGGACCACCGCATCAGAAGTGCGGATTTCCTCGTAAAGAATTTGCATGTCGTCTTCAATTGCACATTTACCGCTCTCCTGGCACCTGCAGCAAGAATCACAGCCTTTTATGTCCAGAGCTGCCAGGTTGTACATCTTTGTCTCTGCACCATATTCTGCGGCTCCGGCAAGAATTTCGTTCACAAGCCTTGCAGTATTTCCGTCAACGTTAGGACTACCTACCAATCCGATAACCTTAATGTTAAACCCCCCTTCAGTAAGCAAACAGTACAAATAATGTAACAATTGCTACATAAACAAATGGTGAAAAAAGTATAAGTAATCACCCAGCATAAAAATAATAAAACAGTTGGGCAGTGGTTAAGCCACTGATACCTTTTTGAAGAAAAAGAGAAAAGAAATAAAGAAAAAAGGAAATATGGAAAACCGCGTCGAAGCTTTAAAAACTGAGCGGATTATTTAGCCCTCATTTTTCTGATGATCAGGACAGCCCCGAGTAATGCTACAGGGGCAAGAGCTCCCCAGATGGGTGTAGTCTGTGCATCGGAACTTTCAGAACTTGCCTTTGCCTCAGCTTCAATGACGTCTCCATCTTCCGCTTCCAGTCCATTATCAACATTTTCTTCAGATTCAGGCTCATCTGGATCTTCGACCGAGGATTCGGAAACATCCTTAGCGGATTTCACAACTGCAGCACCTTGATTATCTCCATCATCGGAACCGTCGGAATCATCGGAAGATTCAGAAGGTTGAGAAACCGAACCCTGGACATCCAATTCAACTATCGAGCCAGGGGAATCTTTTTTTGCGATAGCAGCTGCCTCGCTTTCCGGGATATCCAGATCGGCTGCGTTTCCATCAATGTAGAACTCCACTTCCCCGACATTCTCATAATCATCAGTGGCGAGGTTCAGATTGAGAACATATTCCCCTTCGTTTTCAACAGTACTCTTTGCAATCAATTTACCATCATAATAAGCCTGGATCTCAGAACCAGCCACAACAGGTTCCCCATTTACATTCAGTTCACCTTTCAGGATAAGCGGCAGTTCCGGCAGACTCTCGGTTTCCTCAGGCCCCTCGGGATC
This window encodes:
- a CDS encoding GNAT family N-acetyltransferase, which gives rise to MMCEESKIPLNIRPETPSDYPGISEVNDLAFWQPAEGKLVEKLRQNPKFVPELSLVAEIDGKIVGHILFLPVVVKSGAGNEEYEEYKEYETISLAPVSVRPEFQKQGIGSRLIKEGLETCKKLGYGSVIVLGHPEYYSSFGFEPASKWGIKDPFGAPEEAFMALELKEGALEGISGVVEYPEEFSDV
- a CDS encoding flavodoxin family protein, with product MKVLGLMGSPRGNGNTATLVNAVLEGAAENGAETKVYHLAKMDLKACSGCMSCRADGKCVIDDDMQELYEEVCSSDALVIGSPIYMWEITTQTKAFVDRLIALTCWQPCAKPEFAPLIKLNTKLVLAYTYGNPNPNNFNQYFKYMEGLFSYLGFDVQESIWASGTIDLDDILHQPDVLENAKEIGKKL
- a CDS encoding flavodoxin family protein: MKVLGLVGSPREGANTEKLVNAILEGAVENGAETKTYNLSKLDINPCKGCMTCKIEGKCVIDDDMQELYDEVQAADAIVLGSPLYMWEITAQTKLFVDRLVAFIKPDFSTRLNMPKKFVLAYTQGNPDATTFKPYFDYMEGLFSFMQFDVQGSIVAAGTREKDDILAQEAVLARAKEMGKNL
- a CDS encoding flavodoxin family protein codes for the protein MLHYLYCLLTEGGFNIKVIGLVGSPNVDGNTARLVNEILAGAAEYGAETKMYNLAALDIKGCDSCCRCQESGKCAIEDDMQILYEEIRTSDAVVLGSPVYMWQMSGQTKIFVDRLMAFLRPDFSSRIEGKKLILAFTQGNSNRDAFCSYFEYTAGLLYFLGFDVLDTVVAAGTDRSKISNRPEVLKRAREGGRKLVPSLTVAFAAANLGAQNA